AGACATTCTAAATCAGGCGTAGGAGTCTAATTGGCCTTTAAAACTTCCAATAACGTTTTCCTACAAAATGCTGCAAACCAGGTGACATTAAAACAACTGGTTTATGTCAGATGAAGGTCAGAACCCTCCCAGATCTCTACCCTTCCCCCAGATCTAACACAGCAGTGTTAAAATGCTCTCACTAGGAATAAAAGTTTTTAACAAATCAAATTTGCACATGGTTTAAAAGAGATACTAAAGAAATCTTCCAAGTCCTGAGTAACACTGACCTCTATAAGCAAAGTTTATTAAACAAAGCTTCAGTACACAAATTAAGTAGTCCCTCTTTTTTCCTGGTCTTCAAGACCAGAGATCAAAAGAGGCTTTGACAGCAAAATGGCCCAACATCCTTCTCCATGAATGACCATCGCCTCCACCCCGCCTGGCGCCTTggcggccacacacacacacacacacacacacagacacaccccttCTTGGACTTCAGGGAAGCAGCCTTTGTTCCCAAGACCCCAAACTGGAACCCAGCGACTAAGCGCTCGCCTCTTCGGAACCAGCCTTTCCAAGGGTCGGAGCCCCTCCAGGAAGGTCCCAGGGCGGTTTTGGAAAGAAGCCCCACTTTCTGCCGCGTCCCAAGTGCCGGGAAGTTAGAGCCGGCACCTCCGGCTCCAGCTTCTCCAAACACAGAGGCGTGgacacgcatgcatgcacgcgCGCACTGCCTCAAAACAGTGACCCCCACCATCAGTGTCATTTGTTTCAGCTCTCACCTACCGAGCGGGGACCTTGTGCCGCGCGCTCAGCGCGCGCTCCAAGTCCATCCAACTCTAAGCCTGGCcgatccctctctctctcacacacacacacacactcacacacgcgcACGCATCCACATCCCCACGCGCCCTCGGGGCTGAACCCCGACACTTCCGCAGCCTTCCGGCGATCGGGGCAAGGAAAGTGCCCCGGTCCACCCATCCGTCCCCTCGCCGGCTCTTCCCCGGGGCGCTGGGCGGCGAGCTGTCCCCCCGCTCGCCCCGGGGACGGCGCGCGACAGCTCTTACCGCGGCCCTTTGTCCTCGCGCCGCCGCGGCCCGGCTACGGTGCGCCCGCCGCCGTCGGAGGGCCGGCCCAGCCGCCCGCGCGCTCACTCCCCAGCTCCCGGGCTCGGCCGGCCGGGGGGCGCGCGGCAAAGCCCGGATCTGCGGACCGCGGCCAGCGCCCGGGACTGACCCCTGaccccccgccgcccccggagTCCGCTTCTCCAGGTCTTCCAGCCGACAGCGGAGGAGGGCCGGCGGTGGGCTCGGCCGCCCCCGGGACCCCGCTGGGCAAGGGTAGCGGCGAGGGCGGCGCGGGGGATGCAGCGGGGAGGCGTCGGGCGAGGGGAGGTTAGGGCCGGAGGTTCGAGGACCGGCGCCCGCCCGCCGATCCGGGTCCTCGCCCCGCCGAGGACGCGGCGCCCCTGGCCCAGGCCGGGTCCCCTTGCTCTACCCCTGCGCCCTTCTCGCCGAAGTCCGACCTCCCACCTGCCGGGCTCGGCAGCGGACGAGGGGGCGCCGCCGGCTTTCTTCTCCGATCTCCCCCGAGGAGTCCTCCGGCAGCTTCCCTGTTCCGCCCCCAGCACACCGCCCACCGTCCCGCGGGGCCACACTGGGAGCCTCTCCAGCCCCCGAAGGCTGAGTAGGGGCGAGAGCCTGGACAGACGTTGGGAGAACCCTGGGAGAACACAGATCGTTTTGTTGCTTGGGACCCAGGCGCCCAGTGGCGAGGCGACCAGGCAAGTCTGGGAGGCTGCAGGAGCGGAGCCCAGGCTTCCCAAAGGCTCCCCACCAAGGACCCCGGCCCCCCGAAATGAGCCCGGCGGAGGGCCACGTCGGTCGGGGGCCCGAGGCACCGTCCTGGGCGCCCGCGGTACCGGCTCCCCGCGCCCTTCTCTCTGCCAACGGCTCAAAGCAGGGCATGGGAGACTAGGGTCCCCAACCGCCAGCGGCCCACCTGACCCTGGGAGGCTCTCACCAGGGAACCTGTCTGAGGCCAGCAGAAGAGAAAGCTTCTGAAATGCCAGGCCCTTGCGGGTGGAACCTTCCCTGGCCCCAGGGTCGGGTAGAAtgaatgaaaggaaggaaggaacccACGAACCTCCAAGAAATCTTTGCAGACCTCTCTCGGGAGACTGGTGCTGATGTAGCCCGAGGGATGAGCACAGGACAGGAGTAAAACTCCAGATTTATCTTTTTAAGCCAAAAGAGGGGCCCCTGTGATTTCAGGAACCTGCGTGCCTGGCACAGAGGTAGAGTCAAAGACCAGCCCTGAAACCTCAGGGGCACTCACCCCCACGACTCGCACCGTGGCCTTGGGCCAGTCTGACACTGTCCTTGAGGATGGGGAAGACAGCCACAGTTCACTGAGCTGAATCATTACATGAGGGAATGAGGGTCTGGCCCCCAGCCA
This DNA window, taken from Bubalus kerabau isolate K-KA32 ecotype Philippines breed swamp buffalo chromosome 11, PCC_UOA_SB_1v2, whole genome shotgun sequence, encodes the following:
- the LOC129623846 gene encoding basic proline-rich protein-like, encoding MALEFCVFWTPVLKQLLEVTHHRDWVGETSQERTAEITGAQAGLRLTEETKWEPNPVMPKPSRRSSPPAAFRRSGQGKCPGPPIRPLAGSSPGRWAASCPPARPGDGARQLLPRPFVLAPPRPGYGAPAAVGGPAQPPARSLPSSRARPAGGRAAKPGSADRGQRPGLTPDPPPPPESASPGLPADSGGGPAVGSAAPGTPLGKGSGEGGAGDAAGRRRARGG